Proteins from a genomic interval of Nitrospirota bacterium:
- a CDS encoding SoxR reducing system RseC family protein codes for MVEEIGIVLSTSGNMAKVEIQKTSACDACPTAKVCHPAGGGMIMEVSNPVGAVVGDKVNVGIEAQIYLKASFIVYAIPVILLIAGAIFGKNWAEETGRAAESDMWAAIIGFGFLVVSLVIIRLWGSKIEKKKKYIPVIMEILR; via the coding sequence ATGGTTGAAGAGATTGGCATAGTCCTGTCAACATCAGGTAACATGGCGAAGGTAGAGATACAAAAGACATCTGCATGCGATGCCTGTCCTACAGCAAAGGTGTGTCATCCAGCAGGAGGCGGGATGATAATGGAGGTATCAAATCCTGTTGGTGCTGTTGTTGGTGATAAGGTGAATGTCGGGATAGAGGCACAGATATACCTTAAGGCTTCATTCATCGTCTATGCTATTCCTGTGATTCTTCTTATCGCAGGTGCTATTTTCGGTAAAAACTGGGCTGAAGAGACAGGACGGGCTGCAGAATCGGATATGTGGGCAGCAATTATAGGTTTTGGGTTTCTGGTCGTCAGTCTTGTTATAATAAGGTTATGGGGTAGCAAAATCGAAAAGAAGAAAAAATACATACCTGTGATTATGGAGATACTTCGTTGA